A single genomic interval of Sebastes umbrosus isolate fSebUmb1 chromosome 11, fSebUmb1.pri, whole genome shotgun sequence harbors:
- the LOC119496933 gene encoding serum amyloid P-component-like isoform X1, whose product MKLLLLLGMLTACAATPQDLSGKMFTFPQQTKTAHVRLTTTKQEFSAITVCHRSFTDLQRDHALFSMSTPSNTNAFLIFWDQTNKEMEPHIKDTKSEMMGLNYKSNMWHSICTTWDSTTGLAQLWFDGQRSIKKYVNSGSPIRGSTKIVLGQEQDSHGGGFDLKQSFVGMISDVHMWDYVLSPCEIQKYVDGLNFTPGNVLNWGALEFQITDRVLTEDKQESCV is encoded by the exons ATGaagttgttgctgctgttgggGATGCTGACAGCATGTGCTGCAACTCCtcaag aTCTGTCAGGTAAAATGTTCACCTTCCCACAACAAACCAAAACAGCTCATGTGAGGCTGACTACAACAAAACAGGAGTTCAGTGCCATAACCGTCTGTCACAG GTCCTTTACAGACCTTCAAAGAGACCACGCCCTTTTCTCTATGTCCACACCCTCTAATACCAATGCCTTCCTGATTTTCTGGGACCAAACAAATAAGGAGATGGAGCCCCATATCAAGGATACAAAGTCAGAAATGATGGGGCTGAACTACAAGTCGAACATGTGGCACTCCATTTGTACCACATGGGACTCTACGACTGGACTGGCGCAGCTGTGGTTTGATGGACAACGTTCAATTAAGAAATATGTCAATTCTGGATCCCCCATCAGAGGATCCACTAAAATTGTCTTGGGACAG GAGCAGGATTCCCACGGTGGGGGGTTTGACTTGAAGCAGTCTTTCGTTGGCATGATATCTGATGTCCACATGTGGGACTACGTCCTTTCCCCCTGTGAGATCCAGAAGTACGTGGATGGCCTGAACTTCACTCCAGGAAATGTGCTCAACTGGGGTGCGCTGGAGTTCCAGATAACAGACAGAGTGCTGACAGAAGATAAACAAGAGTCCTGTGTCTAA
- the LOC119496933 gene encoding serum amyloid P-component-like isoform X2, with translation MDFDLSGKMFTFPQQTKTAHVRLTTTKQEFSAITVCHRSFTDLQRDHALFSMSTPSNTNAFLIFWDQTNKEMEPHIKDTKSEMMGLNYKSNMWHSICTTWDSTTGLAQLWFDGQRSIKKYVNSGSPIRGSTKIVLGQEQDSHGGGFDLKQSFVGMISDVHMWDYVLSPCEIQKYVDGLNFTPGNVLNWGALEFQITDRVLTEDKQESCV, from the exons ATGGACTTCG aTCTGTCAGGTAAAATGTTCACCTTCCCACAACAAACCAAAACAGCTCATGTGAGGCTGACTACAACAAAACAGGAGTTCAGTGCCATAACCGTCTGTCACAG GTCCTTTACAGACCTTCAAAGAGACCACGCCCTTTTCTCTATGTCCACACCCTCTAATACCAATGCCTTCCTGATTTTCTGGGACCAAACAAATAAGGAGATGGAGCCCCATATCAAGGATACAAAGTCAGAAATGATGGGGCTGAACTACAAGTCGAACATGTGGCACTCCATTTGTACCACATGGGACTCTACGACTGGACTGGCGCAGCTGTGGTTTGATGGACAACGTTCAATTAAGAAATATGTCAATTCTGGATCCCCCATCAGAGGATCCACTAAAATTGTCTTGGGACAG GAGCAGGATTCCCACGGTGGGGGGTTTGACTTGAAGCAGTCTTTCGTTGGCATGATATCTGATGTCCACATGTGGGACTACGTCCTTTCCCCCTGTGAGATCCAGAAGTACGTGGATGGCCTGAACTTCACTCCAGGAAATGTGCTCAACTGGGGTGCGCTGGAGTTCCAGATAACAGACAGAGTGCTGACAGAAGATAAACAAGAGTCCTGTGTCTAA